In Colletotrichum destructivum chromosome 1, complete sequence, the sequence TGCAGGAGCAGTGGAAACCCCAGGTCGTGTGCAGGCgctcgcggcgggcggcgcgcgACTGCATCGGGTCGATGTAGGAGAGCGtcagctcctcgccgggGATGATGTCGCGAAGGGCGACGGTGCGCTGGGTCAGGGTGCGCGGGTCGAACCAGTAGTCGACGTTGGGGCGGCAGTCATGGTTCATGCGGGACGCTTGGGCGGTGTTAGTGAGGGGGTGTTGTTTTCCTgattctttttctcttttcttctcttaTCCTTGTTCATCTTCATATTCtgttttttccctcttcttttcttttctctctctctctccgcaACACATAGAAACACAACAGATGCAGGGGGCACTCACTATTCACAAAGACGGCGTaaaagtcgtcgtcgcgcttggcgtcgtccatctcgacgTCAAAGGAGTTGGTGAGGAGGATCTTGTCGACCATGGCGGTATGGTCGCCCTGGAAGCCGTGACTCGACATGTTGAGCCACTGGCTGCGGTGGTTGAAGGGGAGGTAGTCGATGGCGTGAACCTGCagcttcttcatctcgtcgagggggaCGTGGGTGAAGGCGGCGTAGTCGATGAGCAGGCTGGCCGTCTCGCGCAAGATGACCTCGCCGCGGCGAATGGGGATGGTGGCGACAAGGCCGTAATCCTTGCCGGGCACCTTGGCCACTTTGAACTTGGGCAGGGGCCGGTTGGtgccctcgagctcctgggGCCGGGTGAAGCCCCAGTTGCGGGTGATGTGGGCGGCgcggtcggcgtcggtgatgatggacatgcccttgccgccgtagTGGGCGGCGTAGTAGATGCAGAACTCGGGGCTGTCGGTGCCGTTCTTGAAACAGGGCGACGTGTGCGTCCAGTTCGAGTGCGGCGTtgtgggcgacggcggcacgGAGCCGGCGAGGGAGAACTGGTCcccgccccggccgcgaccgctgctgctgccgctgaggagatcggcgccgtccttgtTGCGGCAGATGGGGTTGCTCGACGAGGCAGCGAGGAGCTGAGACGAGATGCA encodes:
- a CDS encoding Putative SET domain-containing protein; this encodes MKPSLVLLGACSSALAFRDSKIISSGSGEMCISSQLLAASSSNPICRNKDGADLLSGSSSGRGRGGDQFSLAGSVPPSPTTPHSNWTHTSPCFKNGTDSPEFCIYYAAHYGGKGMSIITDADRAAHITRNWGFTRPQELEGTNRPLPKFKVAKVPGKDYGLVATIPIRRGEVILRETASLLIDYAAFTHVPLDEMKKLQVHAIDYLPFNHRSQWLNMSSHGFQGDHTAMVDKILLTNSFDVEMDDAKRDDDFYAVFVNTSRMNHDCRPNVDYWFDPRTLTQRTVALRDIIPGEELTLSYIDPMQSRAARRERLHTTWGFHCSCNHCMQHRLKTDESDRRIEQIASLREEFNDYTPASRATPQMAELLISLYEQENNWSLLSEAYTLAAIEYNGVGEPWLATKYARLAVEAGLMTLWEGHGDVVEMTKLAEDPWSHWSWMLRTRKRYSWGPGSKPNQSEDEDEYDE